A portion of the Micromonospora vinacea genome contains these proteins:
- a CDS encoding DUF4267 domain-containing protein, which translates to MLAPLAYGLAVVLSLFVAFIGARFLLVPQAAAAGYGVPARPDGDPAYLTVKGLKDLTFGLLGLALIAFTTADAVAWFMLVVALVPLGDTLIVLRNGGTKAVAFGIHFATALVVLLNAALLFAL; encoded by the coding sequence ATGCTGGCACCCCTCGCCTACGGGCTCGCCGTCGTACTCAGCCTCTTTGTCGCCTTCATCGGCGCGCGGTTCCTGCTGGTGCCCCAGGCCGCGGCCGCCGGATACGGCGTGCCGGCCCGCCCGGACGGTGACCCCGCCTACCTGACGGTCAAAGGGCTGAAAGACCTCACCTTCGGCCTGCTCGGCCTCGCCCTGATCGCCTTCACGACCGCCGACGCGGTCGCGTGGTTCATGCTTGTCGTCGCGCTCGTCCCACTGGGCGACACCCTCATCGTGCTGCGGAACGGCGGAACGAAGGCCGTCGCCTTCGGCATCCACTTCGCCACCGCCCTCGTCGTCCTCCTGAACGCCGCACTGCTGTTCGCCCTCTAA
- a CDS encoding TetR/AcrR family transcriptional regulator, translated as MSTQGRRERERAEREQAIITAARDLALAEGWDAVTTRRLAAEIEYSQPVLYSHFKGKDAIMAAVAVEGFAELADALATARASAATPRQAVADVAAAYVAFAQQRPAIYDAMFTLAVDLPFATQAVPTDLARGFAELAETVRPVAGDDDLETLTETFWSGLHGLVTLMRSGRLRRPGHDRRLAVLVDRFSP; from the coding sequence ATGTCGACACAGGGGCGCCGGGAGCGCGAGCGGGCGGAACGGGAGCAGGCGATCATCACCGCGGCACGCGACCTGGCCCTGGCGGAAGGCTGGGACGCGGTGACCACCCGCCGACTCGCCGCCGAGATCGAGTACAGCCAGCCCGTCCTCTACAGCCACTTCAAGGGCAAGGACGCCATCATGGCGGCGGTAGCCGTCGAGGGCTTCGCCGAGCTGGCCGACGCCCTGGCCACGGCCCGGGCCTCGGCCGCCACTCCCCGGCAGGCGGTCGCCGACGTCGCGGCGGCATACGTCGCGTTCGCCCAGCAACGTCCCGCGATCTACGACGCGATGTTCACCCTCGCCGTGGACCTGCCGTTCGCCACCCAGGCCGTCCCGACGGACCTGGCCCGAGGCTTCGCCGAACTGGCCGAGACGGTGCGCCCAGTGGCGGGGGACGACGACCTGGAGACGCTCACCGAGACGTTCTGGAGCGGCCTGCACGGGCTGGTCACGCTGATGCGCAGCGGCCGGCTCCGCCGCCCCGGCCACGACCGCCGGCTGGCGGTGCTGGTGGACCGCTTCTCCCCGTGA
- a CDS encoding GntR family transcriptional regulator has protein sequence MDELLDDLLKKIKDGTYPPGSQLPSGRVLADEYDVSQSTISRAVAKLRQQDVLVGRPGRGVFVAESRKR, from the coding sequence ATGGACGAGCTGCTCGACGATCTTCTGAAGAAGATCAAGGACGGGACCTATCCGCCGGGGTCACAGCTTCCGTCCGGGCGCGTGCTGGCGGACGAATACGACGTCTCGCAGTCCACGATCAGCCGTGCGGTGGCGAAGCTGCGGCAACAGGACGTGCTCGTCGGGCGTCCGGGGCGCGGGGTCTTCGTCGCGGAGTCCCGCAAGCGCTGA
- a CDS encoding DNA repair helicase XPB, with amino-acid sequence MSGGPLIVQSDKTLLLEIDHPDAQACRMAIAPFAELERSPEHVHTYRLTPLGLWNARAAGHDAEGVVDSLLKYSRYPVPHALLVDVAETMDRYGRLQLANDPAYGLVLRALDRLVLIEVAKSKKLAGMLGDKIDDDTIRVHPSERGRLKQALLKLGWPAEDLAGYVDGEAHPIELAEAGKDGRKPWTLRSYQREAVEAFWAGGSGVVVLPCGAGKTLVGAAAMAEAKATTLILVTNTVAGRQWKRELIARTSLTEEEIGEYSGERKEIRPVTIATYQVLTSRRGGAFTHLDLFGARDWGLVVYDEVHLLPAPIFRFTADLQARRRLGLTATLVREDGREGDVFSLIGPKRYDAPWKDIESQGWIAPAECTEVRVTLTDAERMSYATAEAEERYRMAATARTKLPVVKALVDRHPDDQVLVIGAYIDQLHQLGEYLDAPIIQGSTTNKERERLFDAFRSGELRTLVISKVGNFSIDLPEAAVAIQVSGTFGSRQEEAQRLGRVLRPKADGRQAHFYTVVSRDTIDTEYAAHRQRFLAEQGYAYTIVDADDVLGPKLPTVD; translated from the coding sequence GTGAGCGGTGGACCACTGATCGTGCAGTCGGACAAGACCCTGCTGCTGGAGATCGACCACCCCGACGCGCAGGCCTGCCGGATGGCGATCGCGCCGTTCGCTGAGCTGGAACGCTCGCCGGAGCACGTGCACACCTATCGCCTGACCCCGCTGGGTCTGTGGAACGCCCGCGCGGCGGGCCACGACGCCGAGGGTGTCGTGGATTCGCTGCTCAAGTACTCCCGCTACCCGGTGCCGCACGCGCTGCTGGTGGACGTGGCCGAGACGATGGACCGGTACGGCCGGCTCCAGCTCGCCAACGACCCGGCGTACGGGCTGGTGCTGCGCGCACTGGACCGGCTGGTGCTGATCGAGGTGGCCAAGAGCAAGAAGCTCGCCGGGATGCTCGGCGACAAGATCGACGACGACACCATCCGGGTGCACCCGTCCGAGCGCGGCCGGCTCAAGCAGGCGCTGCTCAAGCTGGGCTGGCCGGCGGAGGACCTGGCCGGTTACGTCGACGGTGAGGCGCACCCGATCGAGCTGGCCGAGGCCGGCAAGGACGGGCGTAAGCCGTGGACGCTGCGCTCGTACCAGCGGGAAGCCGTCGAGGCGTTCTGGGCCGGCGGGTCGGGGGTGGTGGTGCTGCCCTGCGGCGCGGGCAAGACCCTCGTCGGCGCGGCGGCGATGGCCGAGGCGAAGGCGACCACACTGATCCTGGTCACCAACACGGTCGCCGGCCGGCAGTGGAAGCGGGAGCTGATCGCCCGTACGTCGCTGACCGAGGAGGAGATCGGCGAGTACTCGGGCGAGCGCAAGGAGATCCGCCCGGTCACCATCGCCACGTACCAGGTGCTCACCTCGCGGCGCGGCGGCGCGTTCACCCACCTGGACCTCTTCGGGGCCCGCGACTGGGGCCTGGTCGTCTACGACGAGGTGCACCTGCTGCCCGCGCCGATCTTCCGGTTCACCGCGGACCTCCAGGCCCGCCGCCGGCTGGGCCTGACTGCGACCCTGGTACGCGAGGACGGCCGTGAGGGTGACGTGTTCAGCCTCATCGGGCCGAAGCGGTACGACGCGCCGTGGAAGGACATCGAGTCGCAGGGTTGGATCGCCCCGGCCGAGTGCACCGAGGTCCGGGTGACCCTGACCGACGCGGAGCGGATGTCGTACGCGACGGCGGAGGCCGAGGAGCGTTACCGGATGGCGGCGACCGCCCGCACCAAGCTGCCGGTGGTCAAGGCGCTTGTCGACAGGCACCCGGACGACCAGGTGCTGGTGATCGGCGCGTACATCGACCAGCTGCACCAGCTCGGCGAGTACCTCGACGCGCCGATCATCCAGGGGTCGACCACCAACAAGGAGCGGGAGCGGCTCTTCGACGCGTTCCGGTCCGGCGAGTTGCGCACCTTGGTCATCTCGAAGGTCGGCAACTTCTCGATCGACCTGCCGGAGGCGGCGGTGGCGATCCAGGTGTCCGGGACGTTCGGGTCACGCCAGGAGGAGGCGCAGCGGCTCGGTCGGGTGTTGCGCCCGAAGGCCGACGGCCGGCAGGCGCACTTCTACACAGTGGTGTCCCGGGACACCATCGACACGGAGTACGCCGCGCACCGCCAGCGCTTCCTCGCCGAGCAGGGGTACGCGTACACGATCGTCGACGCCGACGACGTCCTCGGCCCGAAGCTGCCGACCGTCGACTGA
- a CDS encoding L,D-transpeptidase family protein yields the protein MKHVRITSRLVALGVVVLVGAGACAFEPQSGGSGGGGAAPAGAAEQATGASDTPGPDQRGRPTPAAPTPKPTRKPTPKPTRPAPTKTPGTGTPTVAGCPQGQHQRAVETHLARLGGFGAVTVDGRQSAADCAAIKKFQKRYGIRPVEGRAGPTTLDVAQRLATTDTARCKAGTGTTFCVDLTRQTVWALRGGKVIMAPTVTRTGMSGYRTPAGTYTVNYRNPKEWSDPYEVWLPYWQHFTQGMGFHETTTYLHEKSIGSHGCVNLLHADAVRMWELGKVGTRVVLIGRRPGT from the coding sequence ATGAAGCATGTCCGGATCACTTCCCGGCTGGTCGCCCTTGGGGTGGTCGTGCTGGTCGGCGCGGGTGCGTGCGCGTTCGAACCGCAGTCCGGCGGGAGTGGTGGCGGGGGAGCCGCCCCAGCCGGTGCGGCGGAACAGGCAACGGGGGCGAGCGACACGCCCGGGCCCGACCAGCGCGGCCGGCCCACGCCGGCCGCGCCCACCCCGAAACCCACCCGGAAACCCACGCCGAAGCCGACCCGCCCGGCACCCACGAAAACCCCCGGCACCGGTACGCCCACCGTCGCCGGCTGCCCCCAGGGTCAGCACCAGCGCGCGGTGGAGACCCACCTGGCCCGGTTGGGTGGGTTCGGGGCGGTGACAGTGGACGGCCGGCAGTCCGCCGCCGACTGCGCCGCGATCAAGAAGTTCCAGAAGAGGTACGGCATTCGCCCCGTCGAGGGCCGCGCCGGACCGACCACCCTCGACGTGGCCCAGCGCCTCGCCACCACCGACACGGCCCGGTGCAAGGCCGGCACCGGCACCACGTTCTGCGTCGACCTGACCCGGCAGACCGTCTGGGCGCTCCGCGGCGGCAAGGTGATCATGGCGCCGACGGTGACCCGCACCGGCATGTCCGGCTACCGCACCCCGGCCGGCACGTACACCGTCAACTACCGCAACCCCAAGGAGTGGTCCGACCCGTACGAGGTGTGGCTGCCGTACTGGCAGCACTTCACCCAGGGGATGGGCTTCCACGAGACCACCACCTACCTGCACGAGAAGTCGATCGGCTCGCACGGGTGCGTCAACCTCCTGCACGCCGACGCCGTCCGGATGTGGGAACTCGGCAAGGTCGGCACCCGGGTGGTGCTGATCGGTCGACGCCCCGGCACCTGA